The sequence GAAAATAATGAATGAAAAACCATCAAATTTCTAGCTGGATGGTTTTTCATTAGCTATACTTAATGGGATGTTTTTAAATGGAGGGATATTATATGGGGATGTTATTGTTCTATTGATACGAGCTTGAAGTAAAAAGCTCGTATCGATCCTAGCTATCGATACGAAATTACAAATTTCGGAGGTAGCGAATATGGAACAAATTTGTTTTGAATTAGAAAATGTTGAAATGACTTATTTAGATAAAGTGATTGTAAAGATTGAACGATTAGCTGTTCATCAATTTGACCGTATCGGCATTGTTGGAAAAAATGGTGCGGGGAAAAGTACATTGTTAAAAGTCATTGCTGACAGTATTCAACCAACCAGTGGAAAAGTGAAGCGTCATGTGGAGTGTGGTTATTTTGAGCAACTGGAACCACCAACTGTTGCCAAGGCAGATGCCGCGTTACTTGGAAGATTAGCAGTTCCGCAAGAATCCGAGCAGTTAAGTGGTGGCGAGCAAACAAGGCTGAAGCTTGCCCAGTTGTTTACGCATTATTACGAAGCGTTATTAATCGATGAGCCTACAACTCACTTGGACCAAGAAGGCATTTCATTTTTACTTGATGAATTAAAATATTACTTCGGAGCACTTGTGTTAATTAGTCATGATCGGGCTGTTTTAGATGCACTTGTCACAACCATTTGGGAAGTAAGTGACGGTGAAGTGTATGTTTACACAGGAAATTACAGCGAATACCTTGAACAGAAGCAGCTAGAGCGTGAACAACAACGTCAGGCACATGAACAATTCATGAAGGAAAAGAGTCGCCTTGAAAAAGCAGCACTAGAAAAAATGAAAAAGGCTGAAAAAATCACTCAAGCGGGAAATATGTCGAAAAAAGAATCGAAGGCAATGGCCAATCGTATGATTGAAACGAAATCAAAAGGTACGAGTCAAAAAGCGGTGCATCGTGCAGCAAAAGCGATTGAACAACGAATGGAAAAACTGCAGGAAGTCGAAGCTGTACAAGAAGAAAAGCCCATCGTCTTCCGTCAATCGAAAGCATTGGAATTACACAACAAGTTTCCCATTATGGCAGACCAGCTAACCCTTCAAATTGAAGATAATGTACTAGTAGACGAAGTGAGTTTCCAACTGCCACTTGGCAAAAAAATCGCGATTACGGGGGCAAATGGTGTCGGTAAAAGTACATTGCTTCAGCATATTGCAAATGGTGGTGCAGGTTTAACCATTTCACCGAAAGCAAAAATTGGTTATTTCCATCAAATGAGCTACCAATTTCCGACGGATGAAACAGTGCTACAATTCGTGAGAAACCGTTCAGACTATGATGAAGGATTGTTACGCAGTGTGTTACATGCCATGCAATTTGTCGGTACAGATATCCAGAAAGATATGAAGTCACTAAGTGGTGGGGAAGCAATCCGCTTACAGCTATGTCAGCTATTCTTGGGGAATTATAACATTTTATTGTTGGATGAGCCGACCAATTTTTTAGATATCCATGCGCTTGAAGCATTGGAGAGATTTATGGCTGCATATGAAGGGACGGTTGTATTTGTTTCCCATGATCAAGTATTCATCAATCATGTGGCAGACTTGCAGTATCATATTCATGCAAAAAAATTAAATCAAGTATGATAGTAAGCCGTCGAGACAACCTCGGCGGCTTTTAAAGATGAATCAGGCATTTGAATCTGGTGTTCAGTTTCTAAAATTTACAGGTTTTGATGAAAAAATATGATTACCGAACAGTAAAGAATTTGATTGGCAGTAATACACTCAATCAATGAGAGTAGAGATGGATTATATGCTAATATGAATAAAAAGGCTGTGTTCAATATGAAAATATCATTAATTGCGGCGATGGATAGCAATCGAGTCATTGGGAAAGCGAATGATATCCCATGGAGAATTCCAAAGGATTGGGAATTTGTTAAAAAGATTACAATGGGACATTCTATTGTATTGGGCAGGAAGAATCTTGAGTCAATTGGTAGGGCTTTGCCGAATCGAAGGAATATTGTTTTGACAAGAGATAAGAGTTTTACTTTTGATGGTTGTGAAATGGCTTATTCAATCGAGGATGTATTCAGGTTATGTGAAGACGATGAAGAGCTATTTATTTTTGGTGGGGAACAGATTTACACGATGTTTTTGCCTTATGTTGAGAAAATCTATATGACAAAAATTCATCATGAATTTGAAGGAGATACATTTTTTCCAGAAGTTCAATTCGATGAATGGAATGAAATCGCTATGGAAAAAGGAGTTAGGGATGAAGAAAATCCATATGATTACGATTTTTGTGTTTTTGAAAGAAAAAAATGAAAGGGATAAAATTTGATGAAGAAGAGAATTATTTTGTTTTTATTGGGAATTATTTTGTTTATAAGTGCTCTTCCTTTAAGTATCAAAATGATAATGGAGTACTTCCATACACAACAAATGCATAGCCGCTATAAAATAGAAGTTATTAGCAACCGCTACCCTCCTCCCGCACAAAAATTTACCGTTTTGAGCCACAGCGTGGAAATTGACGAAACAATTATTGAGGAAGGAAATTATACTGACCGTTGGAATTATGATATCGCTATTGCAAATTTAACTATTAAGATAGATGGCGAGACACTTGCCACATTAGAAAATTATCCAATAAGAGCGAAAAATGAAGGCATACAAAAATATCACGGAAATATCTCATTTATTGGTTTATTTGATAAAAAAGAAGAAGAAAGAAAATTATTTGTAGTATTGAGAAATACAAAAGATGAGATTACAAACGAAAATGGAGTAAACATTATAAGTTCACCTCCATTGGAGGAAATAAAATATACAATACACACAATAGATGAAGAAGGACATATAGAAAGTGCCACCTTTAGTCAAAATAAGCGAAGTGCCATACAAACCCTTGTGCTAAATAATAGCGGTACTTCACCAATGGCAGTGGGATATTATACAGATACTTGGCATATGTATCCATCTGTTTTCTTCCAATTTTCAACGTTCTTTCTCGGTATAATACTAATAATCTTCTATTTTCCTATCAGAAAGGTAAAAGAGTAGCATACTATTTTATTAAATTTTTTATTCAATTAATGCTAGAGTCTAAAGGAGTGTGAATAAGGAATGAAGCAACAAAATGCTACTGAAATAGAGCACTATCTCCATTCAACTGAAGCCCAACAAAAGTTGTATAAGCGTTCACTCATTGTGGTCATCATGTCACAGATTTTCGGGGGTGCAGGGCTTGCCGCAGGGATTACAGTCGGCGCGCTCCTTGCGAAGGACATGTTAGGGAGTGCGAGTTATGCAGGACTGCCGACTGCGTTATTTACACTTGGTTCAGCGTTAGCTGCTTTTTTAGTAGGGCGGATTTCGCAGCGCTTTGGTCGTCGATATGGGCTTTCTTTTGGGTTTATCACCGGGGGAATAGGGGCCCTTGCAGTTGTGCTTGCTGCGACGATTGACAATGTCTTGTTATTATTTTTAGCGTTATTTGTGTATGGCGCGGGTACTTCGACGAATTTACAAGCACGGTATGCTGGAACTGATTTAGCAAGTGAGAAACAACGGGCAACAGCTATTAGTATCGCGCTAGTTTCGACGACATTGGGAGCGGTGGCAGGACCGAATTTAGTCACACCAATGGGGAAATTCGCAATGACACTTGGCATACCAGCTTTAGCAGGTCCATTTATCTTAGCGGCAGCTGCTTATCTGATTGCAGGTCTAATTTTTTTAATATACTTACGCCCTGATCCATTTTTAGTGGCAAGAGCAATTGCGACAGAGAAGGACAAACAAAGGCTAGACAAGGTGAACGATGGACATCAGGTGTTACAAAGTAAGCTGAATCGTGTCGGTGTTGTCGTTGGGGCACTCGTTCTTATTCTCTCACATGCGGTGATGGTTGGAATTATGACGATGACACCTGTTCAAATGCAAAATCATGGTGCGCAATTGAGTGCAGTTGGTCTCGTCATTGGTCTCCATATTGCCGCCATGTATTTGCCGTCGCTGGTGACAGGCATATTGGTCGATAAAATCGGTCGTACGTTTATGGTCATTGCTTCGGGCGTTACATTAGCTACGGCAGGTGTTGTTGCAGCCTTAGCACCGGGTGGTTCTCTATTTTGGCTAGCCTTTGCACTCATATTGCTTGGACTTGGGTGGAACTTTGGTTTAATTAGCGGGACTGCTATTATTATTGATTCGACAGATATGAAAACACGTGCGAAAACACAAGGAACTGTTGATGTATGGGTGGCATTATCTGGGACAGCAGGTGGCTTATTATCGGGGCTCATCGTTGCGTATTCAAGCTATGCGATTTTAGGCTTTGTTGGCATGTATTTAGCTTTATTGCTAATACCTCTTATGATATGGGTTCGTGTGAAGCAGAAGCGTAGCTAAGCTAGTGTGCTTCAAGAAATGGCACGTCTTTTATGTTATAATGTACACGAATGAATGGAGGAATTGAAATTATGTCAAATTTACCAAATTGCCCAAAGTGTAATTCAGAGTATACATACGAGGATGGCAACCTTTTTGTGTGTCCAGAATGTGCGCATGAGTGGACGTTAGAATCGGCAGCAGAAGAGGTAGAAGAGAAAAAGGTCTATAAAGATGCCAATGGCAATATTTTAAACGATGGTGATTCTGTAACGGTTATCAAGGATCTGAAAGTAAAAGGCAGCTCAAATGTCGTAAAGGCGGGTACAAAAGTGAAGAGTATTCGTTTGATTGATGGCGACCATGATATTGATTGTAAAATCGATGGCTTTGGTGCTATGCAGTTGAAGACGGAGTTTGTTAAAAAGCTGTAAATGAAAAAGGAATAGCCTGTGCCGAAGTTGAAGGAGTTAACTTTGGTGCAGGCTTATTTTTATCTTTCCTAATTAATGAAAAAATCTGTTATTATGCTAATGGTATCTATTTATTTGCTATATTAAACTAGCGAACTATGGGAGGAAACAGTATGAAGAACAATCTAATCGCATTATCTATTTTTAGTTTAGCATTTGCTGTTGTGTTGGGAAGTTGGCTAATAGCAGAAGGAATACGTGAAAATGCAGTAAGTGGTAAAGAATTAGTGATCACGACTACACCACCAAAAGAGATTGCACAAGCACATATGTTTACAATGACGGAGTTGGCTAGCTACTTAGGTTTGAGTGAAGCAGATGTTGAAAAATTGGGACCTGTACCAACTGGGGATGGTATAACAAATAGTATACTTCCTTATTTGAGAATAGGGGATACAATCTACTATCCAAAAGAAGCGGTAGATCGATGGTTGCGAGAAATGGAGATTGATATTGCTTATTGATTTGTGTGCGTAAGGGTAGGATATATTTTAGGTGAAGGGCTGTTCTATACGTCGTAGGAAATTCGGCGTATGGAACAGCCCTATTTTAAATTCGTGAAATGATTACTTGTTGCTGAAAATGTCTTCGTAAAACGCTTAATCAATCTAAAGCACGAACCAAAGGCCACATACGAACCTCTATCTTTTTTGAAAAGTGTAAGATAGGCTGGTCACTTTCAATCTGAATGCCTTGCTTAGACAGCATCGTGTTCTCGCTAAATTCAGCCTCCGCGTGCTGCAGTAGCCAGGGGGGATGCAGAATATCGCAGCGAAGAGGCACACCTTTAGTGTTTAGCGTATATAAGCAATAGCGCTCGGCCATCCATTCATTGAAAGACCCTTTAGTTGCGTGAAATGGCTCTGAAATTGGTCTATAACTACACACCAATTTGGCATCATTACTACTTCTTCTCCTGCTCTTATAATCAATTATTGACCCATTCTGTTTCACCATCATGTCAGCATTCACATAGGGCAAGTGATAGAACAGTTTGGCCACCTCGGCAGCAAGCCGGTTGTCAGCGTCCAGACTAAAGAAATAAACTCCAGGTTTGCCATCGAGTGTTACATACGTCCGAACGTTGAGCTCAGGAAATCGGTTAGTTCCAGGAATAGGGGGTAGGCCACGCAGTCGAATGTCCGTTATATGAAACGGAATTACACCAATCCAGCCCATGCCGTTAAATGAATCCAAGGGCAGAGCATCAGGCACGAGCGTTTGTAAGACTTTGAGTTTGATGGGGTAATGAGCAAACAAAAGATCGTTCCAAGTCTGCTTCATAGTCCACGGTAAATGTGGCAAAGGCCATAGGCGATGACTGTCGTTCCAGTGGGCTTTTTTCGATTTCATGTGTTCATCCATAGCTAGTCAACCTCTTTCTTCCATTGAATATTTCAACTATCAGACATGATGCTTGCTCAGAAGTAGAGTCATTTGGATTGCTACTAATTATAATTTAAATATTTCATTAACTCAAATTGGGAGAATAATACTCTGTACGCAAGCCATTTATAATAAATTTGGAAAATCTCACATACACTATGGGAACTGTTTAGAAAGGACAATTTACTAGTAATAAAAGAACATCAAGGGGAGGACGTCGGTTTTATTGGTTGAAAAAGCTCTTTTTATCATAATTATATTGAGGATTTTTTCAGGAAGTGTAGATATCACCGCCGCCATGCTGATGTATAAATTTAACCTCTCAAGGCATTCATCTCCTTCCTCAACGCAAAGCAAAGCGTAGGTAGGAGATGAATGCTTTCACTTGATACAAATTCATATAGAACATCCGTTTCAATCTATGGTATAATTGGTTGTAAGAATAATCAGTTACACGGGGTTGGGGGGATGAATATGATTCGTTGTCTTAAAACATCTTTTCGGGCGAATAAGGAAACGATTGACCGATTATTTCAGTGTAATCAAGTTTCTGGGGAAGTATGGAATCGCTGTTTGGAACTCGCGAAAGAGCACCATCTGAAAACGGGTAAATGGGTCACAAAAAGTGAATTGCAAAAAAGTACAAAAGGGATCTATCCGATTCATTCCCAATCAGTACAAGCTGTTTGCCATAAATATTTATTTGCCCGGGATGCGGCACATCAAGCCAAAAAAGCAGGTTATGCAACTAAATATCCCTATAAACAGAAAAAGCATTTCAATACAAAATGGGTGAACAATGGTTTCAAGGTGTTTGGGAACGGCAAAATCGAATTATCCATGGGTAATTTTGAGGGAAAAAGACAGGCTCCTCTTGTTGTTTGGGTGAAAAATTTTCCAGTAGGCCAAATTAAAGAAATTGAATTAATTTTCGATAAGCAGCTTATGTTATCCATCGCTTACGAAAACGGTCAAACAGTCAAAGAACATACCTTTGAAAATCGAGCAGCTATCGATGTTGGCGAAGTGCATACTATTGCGGCAGTGGCTGAAAATGGTGAAAATGTCATCCTGACTGGTCGTAAACTCCGCTCGATTCATCGACTGCGCAATAAAAAACTTGCTGAACTACAACGGAAAATGAGCAAGTGTACAAAAGGCTCTCAGCAGTGGAAAAAGTATAACCGAGCGAAACAATATGTGTTAACTAAAAGTGAAAGACAGCTCCAAGATGGGCTTCATAAAACCACAAAACAATTTGTTGACTGGTGCGTTGAAAATGAAGTGAAAGAAGTGGCATTTGGTGATGTAGATGGCGTGCAACGCAATACTTCTCGCCGTAAAAAGAAAAAGGTTCGGCGTCGAACGACGAACCAAAAACTATCGAATTGGTCTTTCGGTAAAGTATACGCCTATTTGACGTACAAACTAGAAGTAGAAAGTGTTAAAATTGATAAACACGATGAAAGTTTTACTACGCAGCAATGTCCTTGCTGTACGAAGAGACGCAAAATATCTTCGAGATTGTACAAATGCCCATGCGGCTACTCCAACCATCGTGACATTCACGGGGCAGCCAATTTCTTCGCCAAAACATTTTATGGGAAAATTAGAGAACTGGATTTCAGTTTGAAACAAACAAAGTATCTACGGATTGCCTAATGGTAAGAAGTAGTAGATGGTCAGTTCCGACCCTGCTTATCTCTAGATAAGTTGTTGCCTACCGTAGTTGACGAAAGTGATTCCTGTGATTCATTACAAAAGAGAAGTGTCACCCACTTTTCTTGTTGGAACGCTGTTGCCGATGTTGTAGGAAACCCCCACTCCAAAAACGAATCGTTTTAAGTGGCGGGAGGTTCATCGATTTAGAAAAGGCCCTTTATATCAATACGCTACTAGCATTAGTAGGTCCTGTTGTTTTAATTATTACGACAGGGGTAGCATTATTTGGCCTTGCTGAAAAGATTTCATTGGCTAGAATGATTTGTCTGTTTGCAGGAATCATACTGATTCTTTTTAGTCTGAAAGCTAAATGAGGACTTGCTGGCGTTACAAAAAAATTATCTGTTAACATAACCCGTTCAGCTGAGTGGTACTAATTACAAAAAAGGACGAAATAGACTGCCAATTCGTATGTGAATTAGCGGTCTTTAAAATGCCGGCCATCAATGTTTACATACAACTCGTACTTTGTTTAACAACCAAATTGACACATACATTAGCTTAATAAATCAAAATGGGATGTATCATTAAATTTATTTACAACATTTTGCTGAAAACTATTTTGACTAAGAACTGTAATACCCCCTACTGACGAGGAAAAGTATGCATTAACTATCATTTTTGCCTCGAATTTCATCCACCAAGCAAGTATGTAACCCAAAGTTCCTCCATGTGTGACAATCAACAGGTTTTTATCCTTTTCTGACTCATATACCCTTTGCATACAATCGCAAACCCGACTATAAAATTCTCGCCAGCTCTCACCATCTTGAAATTCCTGATAATCTAAATCAAATCCACTTCTGATTCGAGGATTTTTATTTGTTTTTACCCAGTCCTTTGTTTTTCCTGCTGCAACGCCAGTATTTAATTTCACGTAGTCCTTTATCTTGAATGACATTTAAACCTAATTGTGTTCCAACTATCTCTGCTGTTTGTGATGCTCTCAATAAGTCAGATGAATACAAGGTATAAACGTTATTATCTATAAGTTCTTTTAATTTACCGCCTACAATTTCTGCTTGTTTTCTACCTACTTCAGTTAAAGGAGAATCTGTCCATCCACCTGACATATTATTTATATGATGTTCTGATTGACAATGCTGTAACAAGATAATGTTACTCATTCCATTTACCCTCCCTCAAGATATTTTTACTGCCTAGTATTTCAGTCGCCCATACCATTTTGAGGATCGTCTATTATCTCTTAACAAATAATCTGAGTCAGGAACTAGATGCTGTACTCTTTTATATTTAATGTTTTGTACTACTCAACCAAACCTATTACTGTTAACTATTTATCTCAATTTTTCCTGCAATTAGTATAACACAGACAATTTATAAATATAAGTCTATTTAAAAGTCCAGTTTTCAGTAATAATAACATATATATTGTTCATTTGAAGGGGTTGATATGATGATTTTAGGGTTGAAGAGAGGGGAAATAAAATTAGTTGAATC comes from Sporosarcina sp. FSL K6-3457 and encodes:
- a CDS encoding Msr family ABC-F type ribosomal protection protein, whose translation is MEQICFELENVEMTYLDKVIVKIERLAVHQFDRIGIVGKNGAGKSTLLKVIADSIQPTSGKVKRHVECGYFEQLEPPTVAKADAALLGRLAVPQESEQLSGGEQTRLKLAQLFTHYYEALLIDEPTTHLDQEGISFLLDELKYYFGALVLISHDRAVLDALVTTIWEVSDGEVYVYTGNYSEYLEQKQLEREQQRQAHEQFMKEKSRLEKAALEKMKKAEKITQAGNMSKKESKAMANRMIETKSKGTSQKAVHRAAKAIEQRMEKLQEVEAVQEEKPIVFRQSKALELHNKFPIMADQLTLQIEDNVLVDEVSFQLPLGKKIAITGANGVGKSTLLQHIANGGAGLTISPKAKIGYFHQMSYQFPTDETVLQFVRNRSDYDEGLLRSVLHAMQFVGTDIQKDMKSLSGGEAIRLQLCQLFLGNYNILLLDEPTNFLDIHALEALERFMAAYEGTVVFVSHDQVFINHVADLQYHIHAKKLNQV
- the dfr gene encoding DfrD/DfrG/DfrK family trimethoprim-resistant dihydrofolate reductase, giving the protein MKISLIAAMDSNRVIGKANDIPWRIPKDWEFVKKITMGHSIVLGRKNLESIGRALPNRRNIVLTRDKSFTFDGCEMAYSIEDVFRLCEDDEELFIFGGEQIYTMFLPYVEKIYMTKIHHEFEGDTFFPEVQFDEWNEIAMEKGVRDEENPYDYDFCVFERKK
- a CDS encoding MFS transporter gives rise to the protein MKQQNATEIEHYLHSTEAQQKLYKRSLIVVIMSQIFGGAGLAAGITVGALLAKDMLGSASYAGLPTALFTLGSALAAFLVGRISQRFGRRYGLSFGFITGGIGALAVVLAATIDNVLLLFLALFVYGAGTSTNLQARYAGTDLASEKQRATAISIALVSTTLGAVAGPNLVTPMGKFAMTLGIPALAGPFILAAAAYLIAGLIFLIYLRPDPFLVARAIATEKDKQRLDKVNDGHQVLQSKLNRVGVVVGALVLILSHAVMVGIMTMTPVQMQNHGAQLSAVGLVIGLHIAAMYLPSLVTGILVDKIGRTFMVIASGVTLATAGVVAALAPGGSLFWLAFALILLGLGWNFGLISGTAIIIDSTDMKTRAKTQGTVDVWVALSGTAGGLLSGLIVAYSSYAILGFVGMYLALLLIPLMIWVRVKQKRS
- a CDS encoding zinc ribbon domain-containing protein YjdM, with product MSNLPNCPKCNSEYTYEDGNLFVCPECAHEWTLESAAEEVEEKKVYKDANGNILNDGDSVTVIKDLKVKGSSNVVKAGTKVKSIRLIDGDHDIDCKIDGFGAMQLKTEFVKKL
- a CDS encoding helix-turn-helix domain-containing protein — translated: MKNNLIALSIFSLAFAVVLGSWLIAEGIRENAVSGKELVITTTPPKEIAQAHMFTMTELASYLGLSEADVEKLGPVPTGDGITNSILPYLRIGDTIYYPKEAVDRWLREMEIDIAY
- a CDS encoding YqjF family protein; translated protein: MDEHMKSKKAHWNDSHRLWPLPHLPWTMKQTWNDLLFAHYPIKLKVLQTLVPDALPLDSFNGMGWIGVIPFHITDIRLRGLPPIPGTNRFPELNVRTYVTLDGKPGVYFFSLDADNRLAAEVAKLFYHLPYVNADMMVKQNGSIIDYKSRRRSSNDAKLVCSYRPISEPFHATKGSFNEWMAERYCLYTLNTKGVPLRCDILHPPWLLQHAEAEFSENTMLSKQGIQIESDQPILHFSKKIEVRMWPLVRALD
- a CDS encoding DUF2619 domain-containing protein produces the protein MVEKALFIIIILRIFSGSVDITAAMLMYKFNLSRHSSPSSTQSKA
- a CDS encoding RNA-guided endonuclease InsQ/TnpB family protein gives rise to the protein MIRCLKTSFRANKETIDRLFQCNQVSGEVWNRCLELAKEHHLKTGKWVTKSELQKSTKGIYPIHSQSVQAVCHKYLFARDAAHQAKKAGYATKYPYKQKKHFNTKWVNNGFKVFGNGKIELSMGNFEGKRQAPLVVWVKNFPVGQIKEIELIFDKQLMLSIAYENGQTVKEHTFENRAAIDVGEVHTIAAVAENGENVILTGRKLRSIHRLRNKKLAELQRKMSKCTKGSQQWKKYNRAKQYVLTKSERQLQDGLHKTTKQFVDWCVENEVKEVAFGDVDGVQRNTSRRKKKKVRRRTTNQKLSNWSFGKVYAYLTYKLEVESVKIDKHDESFTTQQCPCCTKRRKISSRLYKCPCGYSNHRDIHGAANFFAKTFYGKIRELDFSLKQTKYLRIA
- a CDS encoding DUF2619 domain-containing protein, with product MVLSGGRFIDLEKALYINTLLALVGPVVLIITTGVALFGLAEKISLARMICLFAGIILILFSLKAK
- a CDS encoding histidine phosphatase family protein; its protein translation is MKLNTGVAAGKTKDWVKTNKNPRIRSGFDLDYQEFQDGESWREFYSRVCDCMQRVYESEKDKNLLIVTHGGTLGYILAWWMKFEAKMIVNAYFSSSVGGITVLSQNSFQQNVVNKFNDTSHFDLLS
- a CDS encoding histidine phosphatase family protein, which produces MSNIILLQHCQSEHHINNMSGGWTDSPLTEVGRKQAEIVGGKLKELIDNNVYTLYSSDLLRASQTAEIVGTQLGLNVIQDKGLREIKYWRCSRKNKGLGKNK